Proteins encoded within one genomic window of Psilocybe cubensis strain MGC-MH-2018 chromosome 2, whole genome shotgun sequence:
- a CDS encoding Putative uncharacterized oxidoreductase (Putative uncharacterized oxidoreductase C513.07): MSDSPKLIFVTGASGFLASHVIHELTKQGYRVRASARKNKVEPLRELYKSVPSIEIVEIADIAHGEFEELLQGVDAVIHTASPLPGRQDVDSMLKSAIDGSLNVLKQAEKVGIKKFVVTGSTISVRDDPRTVGVSFRADHWNPVTKEQAKSGNKSVIYAVAKKYAELAIWEWAEANPHVDVTTINPPFLYGPFAPLHLPVAPGDFSALSSDIMVYSLLIPTGVYPPGPGYADFRDVAKAHVGALRTPPTVEGRKRIIFSTPDGLDFNTVFATLKKARPELEGRLINQPPPVYPFDRYDIDFDRVEEVTGMKKSDFHTTEETFVDTVNDILDLEKVWIENGYVIPKTLPSIL; encoded by the exons ATGTCTGATTCACCCAAATTAATCTTC GTGACGGGCGCCTCTGGATTCCTCGCCTCACATGTTATCCACGAACTAACCAAACAAGGATATCGAGTCCGAGC TTCTGCCAGGAAAAATAAGGTGGAACCTCTGCGAGAGCTCTACAAATCTGTGCCCTCCATCGAAATCGTTGAAATAGCCGATATCGCCCATGGTGAATTTGAAGAACTACTCCAAGGAGTGGATGCAGTCATACACactgcctctcctcttccggGACGGCAGGACGTCGATTCCATGTTGAAG AGTGCCATTGACGGGTCTCTGAATGTGCTGAAGCAGGCAGAGAAAGTGGGGATCAAGAAATTCGTTGTCACAGGCTCAACAATATCGGTGCGAGATGATCCTAGAACCGTTGGTGTGTCATTCCGGGCGGACC ACTGGAACCCTGTCACCAAAGAGCAAGCAAAATCCGGCAATAAAAGTGTTATATACGCAGTAGCCAAAAAATACGCAGAGCTTGCAATTTGGGAATGGGCAGAGGCGAACCCACACGTCGATGTCACGACAA tcaatccgCCATTCCTCTATGGTCCATTCGCGCCCCTTCACCTTCCAGTCGCCCCAGGAGATTTCTCTGCCTTATCTTCTGATATAATGGTATACAGCCTCCTTATCCCCACGGGGGTTTACCCGCCTGGCCCAGGGTATGCAGACTTCAGAGACGTAGCTAAAGCGCACGTCGGTGCACTACGGACCCCGCCAACAGTGGAAGGCAGAAAGCGTATCATCTTCTCTACGCCAGACGGACTTGATTTTAACACCGTGTTCGCCACGCTCAAGAAAGCCAGACCAGAGTTAGAGGGTCGTTTAATCAACCAACCACCACCCGTATATCCCTTCGATAGATACGACATTGATTTTGACCgtgttgaagaagtgacAGGGATGAAGAAATCGGATTTTCATACGACGGAAGAG ACCTTCGTGGATACCGTCAATGATATTCTCGACTTGGAGAAGGTGTGGATTGAAAATGGATACGTGATCCCGAAAACGTTGCCTTCGATACTGTAG
- a CDS encoding hypothetical protein (Uncharacterized protein C30D11.11), with protein sequence MSTTTVTTTRTSTSTSSISVVATGNTASFANEGLRMRRTRRRLSAPSSNQPSLKVCRSLSYSLEALDLSSASPSQTLASLRFLVLSYLADLERRLSEFESPSFEAWMLQGELTIEEATQWARTALDMLKGIREDVCSHLPELPFADLSSMEAFVKSHLPDMPDVPNFTEMRAHLPEMPHLPDMAEMRAHLPDMPHLPDMAEMRSHLPDMPSLPDMTEMRSHMPSIPHMDEVRSHLSDMCNKLDDVRTRFHEIDFQRPFSYIPTLSDHLENLHSHLSSLDMPSGIPTPSFTPNTVLADLLQSLLNSDLVKDILNSTPEIILEGEDMLERAAHEVAVAVKRSFEGVRLIKYSDLPYPWRNNPFVAHGYRFIPIEKWPLILMSVFTCHNETLNIHTHLVPFLLWGVNLLPLIWNTHEYDTPELLFMAFALLCLASSAIWHTMSGCADHRSMEFCARVDYVGIGWLISASVGTIVHYGFSDCHPNVGRAFLGLCLTTGIAGNIFPFMNWFNQHKYRFYRIGFFLTLSFSAIGPMVALSILHSRAEMLAFVSPVFPSLASYLIGLAFYAAHFPERVIPPNIQRKLDTIGGGSHAIWHCFIVLAVSQHKTAMDHMKNGVQCMISNASA encoded by the exons ATGTCGACGACAACTGTCACCACGACAAGAACGAGTACGTCCACCAGCTCAATCTCGGTCGTCGCCACAGGGAACACCGCCTCTTTCGCCAATGAGGGCCTTCGTATGCGACGAACAAGGCGCAGATTATCAGCTCCATCCTCAAACCAGCCTTCACTGAAAGTCTGCCGCTCTCTATCATACTCTCTTGAGGCACTCGACCTTTCCTCTGCATCACCCTCGCAGACCCTTGCGTCTCTTCGCTTCCTTGTCCTCTCCTACCTTGCGGATCTCGAACGGCGTTTGAGCGAATTTGAATCTCCAAGTTTTGAGGCATGGATGCTGCAAGGGGAATTGACCATAGAGGAGGCAACACAGTGGGCCCGGACAGCTCTCGATATGCTCAAAGGTATCCGCGAGGATGTCTGTTCACATTTGCCAGAACTGCCTTTTGCCGATCTCTCCTCCATGGAGGCTTTCGTCAAGTCTCATCTTCCAGATATGCCCGATGTCCCTAACTTCACAGAAATGCGCGCACATTTACCAGAGATGCCACACCTACCTGACATGGCAGAGATGCGCGCACATTTACCAGATATGCCACACCTACCTGACATGGCAGAGATGCGTTCTCATCTGCCCGATATGCCGTCGTTACCCGACATGACGGAAATGCGTTCGCATATGCCCAGTATCCCTCATATGGACGAAGTTCGGTCGCACTTATCTGATATGTGCAACAAACTAGACGACGTTCGTACACGATTCCACGAAATAGACTTTCAACGTCCCTTTAGCTACATTCCTACACTATCCGACCATCTAGAAAACCTTCATTCCCACCTTTCAAGCTTAGACATGCCATCAGGGATACCTACACCTTCTTTCACCCCCAATACCGTTCTTGCCGACCTCCTTCAGTCCCTGTTGAATTCAGATCTTGTCAAAGATATTTTGAACTCCACACCAGAAATTATTCTAGAGGGGGAGGATATGTTGGAGAGAGCAGCTCACGAAGTCGCGGTCGCTGTCAAGCGGTCGTTCGAGGGCGTTCGACTTATCAAATATTCCGACCTGCCATATCCATGGAGGAACAACCCCTTTGTTGCACATGGATATCG ATTCATACCCATTGAAAAATGGCCTCTCATCCTTATGTCAGTGTTTACATGCCATAACGAAACCT TAAATATCCATACTCACCTAGTACCATTCCTTCTATGGGGAGTAAATCTTCTCCCTCTAATCTGGAACACGCATGAATACGATACTCCTGAACTGTTATTCATGGCCTTTGCTCTGCTTTGTCTGGCGAGCAGCGCTATCTGGCACACGATGTCAGGCTGCGCTGATCATCGTAGCATGGAGTTCTGCGCCCGGGTTGATTATGTTGGCATCGGATG GCTCATAAGCGCTAGCGTAGGGACAATTGTTCACTACGGATTCAGCGACTGTCATCCAAATGTCGGGCGTGCTTTCCTTGGCTTATGTTTAACAACAGGTATAGCCGGCAACATTTtccccttcatgaattggTTCAATCAACACAAGTACCGA TTCTATCGTATTGGGTTTTTCCTcaccctttctttctctgctaTTGGACCGATGGTTGCACTTTCCATCTTGCATTCCAGGGCGGAGATGTTGGCTTTCGTTT CTCCGGTCTTCCCATCTCTGGCGTCATACTTAATTGGACTTGCTTTCTATGCTGCCCACTTCCCCGAGCGCGTGATCCCTCCAAACATCCAGCGGAAATTAGACACCATCGGTGGCG GTTCTCATGCAATCTGGCACTGCTTCATTGTCCTTGCCGTCAGCCAGCATAAAACCGCCATGGACCACATGAAGAACGGTGTCCAATGTATGATATCAAATGCAAGTGCTTAG
- a CDS encoding 3-phytase A, producing the protein MHSLGLFALISLLPYLVVAQRASTFAGATTTAVFPPPNAGIAATDTNFPDGSKVGFPGPTRTGDEAAAIETAPVAAKVDSFFPLINGGAEDSTPMDPFDVLVHLGNLSPFQSVPSSAFGLPGASPLIPEGCDIVQAHLLHRHGARYPTADSGPPGFAAKVNAAANSGSGFSAKGDLSFLNTWTYKLGGDILTPFGRSQLFNLGVGFRVKYGQLLKGFKNLPVFRTTSEARMLDSALHFATGFFGVQKYQDSYHQLITIEHGGKQNNTLAPYESCTNGLNDVAAFGDIQSQKWAQIYLAPAVKRLNANLRGLQLNVTDLFAMQQLCAFETVALGYSSFCDLFTEEEWRGFEYQSDLQFWYSFGPGNPASSAMGIGYVQELVSRLTKTRITTFDTTVNASIVTSDILFPLDQPIYVDATHDTILTAIFAAMNLTTLAANGPLPTDHIPKGQTFFANQLAPFAANVVGQVLSCPASSKPTHIRWIINDGVVPLTGIKGCKPDKNGMCEINTFIAGMKQRMQEIDFNFDCFANYTVPIPDDIVNGQYPQNLKPKKK; encoded by the exons ATGCACAGTCTCGGTCTGTTCGCTTTAATCAGCTTGTTGCCCTACCTCGTCGTCGCGCAACGTGCATCGACCTTTGCAGGCGCGACTACAACCGCTGTGTTCCCCCCACCCAATGCTGGTATTGCAGCAACCGACACGAACTTCCCCGATGGCTCTAAAGTTGGATTCCCAGGTCCAACGCGCA CCGGAGAcgaagcagcagcaataGAGACTGCACCTGTGGCTGCCAAAGTCGACAGCTTCTTCCCCCTGATCAATGGGGGTGCTGAAGATAGCACACCGATGGACCCCTTCGACGTCTTGGTGCACCTCGGAAATTTGAGCCCTTTCCAATCCGTCCCATCATCGGCGTTTGGTCTGCCTGGAGCATCTCCTCTCATTCCTGAGGGATGCGACATCGTACAGGCCCACCTTCTTCACCGCCATGGTGCGCGTTACCCCACTGCTGACAGTGGTCCCCCAGGATTTGCAGCCAAGGTCAATGCCGCTGCTAATTCGGGATCTGGGTTCTCGGCGAAAGGCGATCTCAGTTTCTTGAACACTTGGACTTACAAACTCGGTGGTGACATTTTGACACCTTTTGGTCGCTCACAACT CTTCAACTTGGGTGTTGGGTTCCGTGTCAAATATG GCCAATTGCTGAAAGGATTCAAGAATCTACCCGTCTTCCGAACAACCTCCGAAG CGCGTATGCTTGACTCCGC TCTCCACTTCGCTACGGGTTTCTTCGGTGTACAAAAGTACCAAGATAGTTATCACCAACTTATCACGATTGAACACGGGGGAAAGCAGAACAACACCCTTGCCCCTTACGAGTCTTGCACTAACGGACTGAATGATGTCGCCGCGTTCGGTGACATTCAAAGCCAGAAATGGGCCCAGATCTACTTGGCCCCTGCAGTAAAGAGGCTGAACGCAAACCTCAGGGGACTGCAACTCAACGTGACGGACTTGTTTGCTATGCAACAACTCTGCGCTTTCGAG ACCGTCGCCCTTGGATATTCCTCTTTCTGCGACCTGTTCACTGAGGAGGAATGGAGAGGATTCGAATATCAAAGCG ATCTTCAATTCTGGTACTCTTTCGGACCCGGTAACCCCGCATCCAGCGCCATGGGTATCGGCTACGTCCAGGAACTCGTTTCACGACTCACCAAGACGCGCATCACGACCTTCGACACCACAGTCAACGCCTCGATTGTGACGAGCGATATTCTCTTCCCACTAGACCAACCTATTTACGTTGACGCAACCCACGACACGATTCTGACGGCTA TTTTCGCTGCCATGAACCTTACGACTCTTGCTGCCAACGGACCTCTGCCCACCGACCACATTCCAAAAGGCCAG ACATTCTTCGCCAATCAACTCGCACCCTTCGCAGCCAACGTCGTCGGCCAAGTCCTCTCCTGCCCGGCCTCCTCCAAGCCCACACACATCCGCTGGATaatcaacgacggcgtcGTCCCGCTCACAGGCATCAAAGGATGCAAGCCCGACAAAAACGGCATGTGCGAGATCAACACGTTCATCGCGGGCATGAAGCAGCGCATGCAGGAGATCGACTTCAACTTTGACTGTTTCGCGAACTACACCGTGCCTATTCCTGATGACATCGTCAATGGGCAGTACCCGCAGAACTTGAAGCCTAAGAAGAAGTAG
- a CDS encoding hypothetical protein (Uncharacterized protein YMR196W): MASAARKVQERLFGKSPQSSVPDTPSRDTTPLSIHIPKPAQSPTPPPPRKSAPAKPSDSPKPDPDTTLKALDGLGISDPSSNTPDDDNRARTPEPLPPYRERLAKKLGPDYIGTEKYRLQQDDARERHWKRWGPYLSDRQWATVREDYSADGDAWSHFPHAHARSRAYRWGEDGIAGISDNHQRLCFGLSLWNGEDPILKERLFGVTGHQGNHGEDVKELYYYLDSTPTHSYMKFLYKYPQRRFPYEELVDENQRRGRDVAEFEILDTDAFDEDRYWDVFVEYAKDEDEPDNLYIRITTYNRGPDPATLHVIPQLWFPNTWSWPLEKPPMPSLTGSVRGVDEIRCITARHPTLGKTHLYALPSPPPVGPTTDFEVDDSADVVQPALLFTDNNTNFSRLYGGTNETPYVKDAFHDHIIPAHRPPASASQPEDFFAPRIRSRTASLFGNERPEVVEEGPCTPFPATPGSFVNPEMRGTKAAAQYVFADVPGHGGCAVARLKLTPSRLSADPSLEDETIFDDTLEERRVEADEFYSSFVFGPISEDLKQIMRQAFGGMLWTKQYYRFVQKEWMEGDPAQPPPPPERKWIRNREWRHMHVEDVLSMPDKWEYPFFAAWDTAFHCIPLAVVDPSFAKKQLDLLTREWYMKPDGQIPAYEWNFSDVNPPVHAWATFRVFKIERKLHGGKEDLGFLERVFQKLLLNFTWWVNRKDKGGNGVFEGGFLGLDNIGAFNRSEPLPTGGELRQADGTAWMAFYCLNMLSIALELAKHNSVYEDIASKFFEHFIFIADAMTYSSSTTDESRSLWNETDGMYYDAIVFGPGHSIQLPVRSLVGLIPLYATLVLEPAVLNRFPGFKKRMEWFVDNRPGAAGRNMANMKVGGKEQRRLLALASKERLVKILEKMLDENEFLSEHGVRSLSKLHQEHPWGIDVHGQRYEVGYWPGDSQSGMFGGNSNWRGPIWLATNFLLIESLQRFYQYYGDDLQVECPTGSGEYMNLVAVAEEIQHRIIHIFGRDAEGRRATNGGNGKLDYDPHFRDYVWFYEFFHADSGKGLGASHQTGWSGLVAYHILQSGVSCRLPKTPRTPRSVLRHYFDDTIDSRSEFGDDAKSASGFSAVGSNFENWELNTLGDISPDAL; the protein is encoded by the exons ATGGCCAGCGCTGCCCGCAAAGTACAGGAGCGCCTCTTTGGCAAATCTCCCCAGAGCTCTGTTCCAGACACTCCTTCGCGTGACACTACCCCTCTCTCCATCCACATCCCAAAGCCTGCTCAGAGCCCcaccccgcccccgccccgcAAGTCTGCCCCCGCCAAACCCTCTGACTCTCCCAAACCAGATCCAGACACCACCCTCAAGGCTCTCGATGGGTTGGGCATATCAGACccctcctccaacacccCAGACGACGACAATCGCGCTCGCACCCCAGAGCCCCTCCCCCCTTACCGCGAGCGTCTCGCCAAAAAGCTCGGTCCAGACTACATCGGCACTGAAAAGTACCGTCTCCAGCAAGACGACGCCCGCGAGCGCCACTGGAAACGCTGGGGGCCCTATCTCAGCGACAGGCAATGG GCCACTGTTCGCGAGGACTACTCCGCGGACGGCGATGCCTGGTCCCACTTCCCCCATGCACACGCCAGATCCCGCGCATATCGCTGGGGCGAGGACGGTATTGCAGGTATAAGCGACAACCACCAGCGTCTCTGCTTCGGTCTCTCCCTCTGGAACGGCGAGGATCCCATTCTCAAGGAACGCCTTTTTGGCGTCACTGGTCATCAAGGAAACCACGGCGAGGATGTCAAGGAGCTCTACTACTACCTCGATTCCACACCCACCCATTCCTACATGAAGTTTCTATACAAGTACCCCCAGCGCCGCTTCCCCTACGAGGAGCTCGTCGACGAAAACCAACGCCGTGGACGCGATGTCGCAGAATTTGAAATCCTCGACACAGACGCCTTTGACGAAGACCGCTACTGGGACGTTTTTGTCGAG TACGCCAAAGACGAGGACGAGCCCGACAATCTCTACATCCGCATCACCACCTACAACCGCGGCCCAGATCCAGCCACCCTGCATGTCATCCCCCAGCTCTGGTTCCCCAACACCTGGTCCTGGCCCCTCGAAAAGCCACCCATGCCTTCCCTCACCGGCTCCGTGCGCGGCGTAGACGAAATCCGCTGCATCACCGCCCGCCATCCGACCCTCGGCAAAACCCACCTCTACGCTCTACCCTCCCCACCACCCGTGGGGCCCACCACCGACTTTGAAGTCGACGACAGCGCAGACGTCGTACAGCCAGCCTTGCTCTTCACCGACAACAACACCAACTTTAGCCGTCTATACGGCGGGACAAACGAGACGCCCTACGTCAAAGACGCGTTCCACGACCATATCATCCCAGCGCACCGCCCGCCCGCGTCGGCCTCGCAGCCAGAAGACTTTTTCGCCCCGCGCATTCGCAGTCGCACCGCGTCGCTGTTCGGGAACGAGCGCccggaggtggtggaggagggcCCGTGCACCCCGTTCCCTGCTACACCCGGCTCGTTCGTCAACCCGGAGATGCGCGGGACAAAGGCTGCCGCGCAGTACGTCTTTGCTGACGTCCCGGGCCACGGCGGCTGCGCCGTCGCCCGACTCAAACTCACACCTTCGCGGCTCTCCGCGGACCCCTCGCTAGAAGACGAAACGATATTCGACGATACGCTCGAAGAGCGCCGTGTGGAGGCGGATGAGTTTTACTCGAGTTTTGTGTTTGGCCCGATTAGTGAGGATTTGAAGCAGATTATGAGGCAGGCGTTTGGGGGCATGTTGTGGACGAAGCAGTATTATCGGTTTGTGCAGAAGGAGTGGATGGAGGGTGATCCGGCGCAgccgcccccgccgcctGAGAGGAAGTGGATCAGGAATAGAGAGTGGAGGCATATGCATGTTGAAGATGTGTTGAGTATGCCTGACAA ATGGGAGTACCCGTTCTTCGCAGCGTGGGATACAGCGTTCCATTGCATCCCACTCGCCGTCGTCGACCCCTCCTTCGCGAAAAAGCAACTCGACCTGCTCACACGCGAATGGTACATGAAACCCGACGGGCAGATCCCCGCATACGAATGGAACTTTTCCGACGTCAACCCACCCGTCCACGCATGGGCCACATTCCGCGTATTCAAAATCGAGCGCAAGCTGCACGGGGGTAAAGAGGACTTGGGGTTCTTGGAGCGGGTTTTTCAAAAGTTGCTGTTGAATTTTACGTGGTGGGTTAATAGGAAGGATAAAGGGGGAAATGGGGTTTTTGAGGGGGGTTTTTTGGGGTTGGATAATATTGGGGCGTTTAATAGGAGTGAGCCGTTGCCTACGGGTGGGGAGCTGCGTCAGGCGGATGGGACGGCGTGGATGGCGTTTTATTGTTTGAATATGTTGAGTATTGCGTTGGAGCTTGCGAAGCATAATAGTGTTTATGAGGATATTGCGAGCAAGTTTTTCGAG CACTTCATATTCATAGCAGACGCCATGACatactcctcctccaccaccgacGAATCGCGCTCGCTCTGGAACGAAACAGACGGGATGTACTACGACGCCATCGTTTTCGGCCCGGGCCACTCCATCCAGCTCCCCGTGCGCTCGCTCGTCGGTCTCATACCCCTGTACGCGACACTTGTGTTGGAGCCGGCGGTGTTGAATCGGTTCCCGGGGTTTAAGAAGCGGATGGAGTGGTTTGTTGATAATAGGCCGGGGGCGGCGGGGAGGAATATGGCTAATATGAAAG TTGGTGGGAAAGAGCAGAGAAGGCTTTTAGCGCTTGCGAGTAAAGAGCGGCTTGTCAAGATTTTGGAAAAGATGTTGGACGAGAACGAGTTTTTGAGCGAGCATGGTGTGCGATC ACTTTCGAAGCTGCATCAGGAGCATCCGTGGGGGATCGATGTGCATGGGCAGAGGTATGAGGTTGGGTATTGGCCGGGTGATTCGCAGTCGGGGATGTTTGGTGGGAATTCGAATTGGCGCGGTCCGATTT GGCTAGCAACCAACTTCCTGCTCATCGAGTCTCTCCAGCGCTTCTACCAATACTACGGCGACGACCTCCAAGTAGAGTGTCCGACGGGTTCAGGGGAGTATATGAACCTTGTAGCTGTGGCGGAGGAGATTCAGCATCGGATTATTCATATTTTTGGACGTGATGCCGAGGGGAGGAGAGCGACGAATGGGGGCAATGGAAAGTTGGATTATGATCCGCATTTTAGGGATTATGTGTGGTTTTATgag TTCTTCCATGCGGACAGCGGGAAAGGTCTCGGAGCGAGTCATCAGACGGGGTGGAGTGGGCTTGTGGCGTATCATATCTTGCAGAGCGGTGTGAGCTGTAGGTTGCCCAAGACTCCTAGAA CGCCGAGGAGTGTGTTGAGGCATTACTTTGAT GACACGATCGACTCGCGCTCTGAATTTGGAGATGATGCGAAATCTGCGAGCGGGTTCAGTGCGGTTGGAAGTAACTTTGAGAATTGGGAGTTGAATACGCTTGGGGATATTTCGCCGGATGCGCTTTGA